Proteins encoded in a region of the Pontibacillus halophilus JSM 076056 = DSM 19796 genome:
- a CDS encoding YicC/YloC family endoribonuclease, translating into MTGYGRGVKEMDGAKVTVEIRSVNHRFFEASIKASKSILYLEDEIKQRLKSVLSRGRIDVYITIEGDFEQGNELEARFDLMDQYIKSLQIAKGRYNLVGDISIQDVTRLSSLFVVHEREEWSNFETIILESLEQAMVELVDMRRREGESIHRDFSGRLYSLGELLMDLESRREVAVEETRESIRSRLADYVKEVVQDEARLLQEVALLAEKGDIAEEITRMFSHLEQFKTLMDVNEPVGRRLDFIIQEMHREVNTIGSKANDVKIGEWTIQLKSIVEKLKEQTQNVE; encoded by the coding sequence ATGACGGGATATGGTCGAGGAGTAAAAGAGATGGATGGTGCGAAGGTCACTGTTGAGATTCGGAGCGTTAACCATCGTTTCTTTGAAGCATCCATTAAAGCGTCTAAGTCCATTCTTTATTTAGAAGACGAAATCAAGCAACGATTAAAGTCGGTACTCTCTAGAGGGAGAATTGACGTGTACATCACAATCGAAGGGGATTTCGAGCAAGGGAATGAGCTAGAGGCCCGTTTTGATTTGATGGATCAATATATTAAGTCTTTACAAATAGCGAAAGGTCGATATAACCTAGTAGGGGACATTTCCATTCAAGACGTAACTCGTTTATCCTCATTATTCGTTGTTCATGAGCGTGAAGAGTGGTCGAACTTTGAAACAATCATACTCGAAAGCTTAGAACAGGCAATGGTTGAATTAGTGGACATGCGACGAAGAGAAGGTGAATCCATTCACCGTGACTTCTCAGGAAGGCTCTATTCCTTGGGTGAACTACTTATGGACCTTGAGTCAAGACGTGAAGTTGCCGTTGAAGAAACGAGGGAATCGATTCGCTCTCGCTTAGCTGACTATGTCAAAGAGGTCGTTCAAGACGAAGCGCGGCTGTTACAAGAGGTTGCCTTGTTAGCTGAAAAAGGGGACATTGCGGAAGAAATAACGAGAATGTTTAGTCATCTTGAACAATTTAAGACGCTGATGGACGTAAATGAACCAGTAGGACGGCGATTGGATTTCATCATTCAAGAAATGCACCGTGAAGTGAACACAATCGGCTCTAAAGCAAACGATGTAAAGATTGGTGAATGGACCATTCAGCTAAAGAGCATCGTAGAAAAATTAAAAGAACAAACGCAAAATGTTGAATAA